The Osmerus eperlanus chromosome 22, fOsmEpe2.1, whole genome shotgun sequence genome window below encodes:
- the LOC134008507 gene encoding zinc finger protein OZF-like isoform X1, with protein sequence MSKLEVFRDFITERLTTAVFEIFRAAENAFAEFEEEISRSKEESARLQRLLDIVIQPEIKIHRADVQQLSLPEPPQIKEEQEPWTSQEEEQLQGLQSETTDSMFTSTSVKQDWDQEGFSECSHLDQTVENREGDSLPSNTTEEQIKAETDGKDYAASDPGSDSQPLSVVAPDCPTAQSLEEEEHGGVLLFRNRTQNIEAQPRENIPQRRHTGKRIHQCQQCNKTFSKKSKLVIHMRIHTGEKPYQCQECNKRFSQRGHLVTHMRTHTGEKPYKCQECSKLFSHSSSLEKHIRTHTGEKPFQCQECSKLFAQSGSLDKHIRTHTGEKPFQCQECSKRFSVKSNLVGHMRRHTGEKPYKCQECSKLFDQSGSLEKHIRTHTGEKPFQCQECSKRFSIKSNLVGHMRTHTGEKPYQCQECSKLFSQSGYLYNHMKTHR encoded by the exons ATGTCCAAACTAGAGGTGTTCAGGGATTTTATCACTGAGCGATTAACAACGGCAGTTTTTGAGATATTTAGGGCAGCTGAAAATGCGTTTGCCGAGTTTGAAGAGGAGATTTCTCGTTCGAAGGAGGAGAGCGCGCGACTGCAACGGTTGTTGGACATTGTCATTCAACCTGAAATCAAGATTCACCGAGCAG AtgtgcagcagctctctctcccggagcccccacagattaaagaggaacaggagccgtggaccagtcaggaggaagagcagctccaaggactgcagtctgaaactacaGACTCCATGTTCACTTCTACCAGTGTGAAACAGGACTGGGATCAAGAAGGCTTTTCTGAATGTTCACATCTTGACCAGActgtggagaacagagaaggagactctCTACCCAGCAACACAACTGAGGAGCAAATCAAAGCAGAGACTGATGGAAAAGACTATGCAGCATCCGACCCAGGCAGtgactctcagcccctctctgttgtagctccagactgtcctacagctcagagtttggaggaggaggaacatggaggagtGCTGCTGTTTCGGAACAGAACACAAAACATTGAGGCTCAGCCAAGGGAAAATATCCCACAGAGACGTCACACAGGAAAAAGAATacatcagtgtcaacaatgtaacaaaaccTTTAGTAAAAAAAGTAAGCTGGTTATTCATATGAggatacacacaggagagaaaccgtatcaatgtcaggaatgtaacAAACGTTTTTCTCAGAGAGGTCATCTGGTTACTcatatgaggacacacacaggagagaaaccatataaatgtcaggaatgtagcaaactctttTCTCATAGTTCTTCTCTGGAAAAACacataaggacacacacaggagagaaaccttttcaatgtcaggaatgtagcaaactctttGCTCAAAGTGGTTCTCTGGACAAACacataaggacacacacaggagagaaaccttttcaatgtcaggaatgtagcaaAAGATTTAGCGTGAAGTCTAATTTGGTTGGACACATgcggagacacacaggagagaaaccatataaatgtcaggaatgtagTAAACTCTTTGATCAAAGTGGTTCTCTGGAAAAACacataagaacacacacaggagagaaaccttttcaatgtcaggaatgtagcaaAAGATTTAGCATCAAGTCTAATTTGGTTggacacatgaggacacacacaggagaaaaaccatatcaatgtcaggaatgtagcaaactctttTCTCAAAGTGGTTATCTGTATAATCACATGAAGACTCACAGGTGA